TAAAATTCCAGAAAATTATATGGGGAATAAAACCATTATCTTTTTGCACACTTAAAAGGGTTTCAAGTTCATTAATTGCATATTGAGTATTAAATTCAGACATAACAATAATATGAAAACAGGAATCCCAGAACCACTGGTGATAATGCTCTTTATCAGGTGAAATATAAAAGTAATTTTTTTTAAGATTTTTACTGAAACCCTTTTTTAAATTTTTAAGTAAAATTTTTTGTGCCTTTTCCCTTAATTTTTCCATATAATTTTATTATGAGAAAAATTATATTTATAATTCTTTCCTTTTTTGCCTTAATTTTTATTTTACTTTTAACAATTTTCTTTATCATAAAAAGCTACCTTACACCTGAAAGAATAAAAGAATTCACCCAGAAAACTTTGAGCGATGCACTCAAAAAGGATGTGAAAATTGAAAAGGTGGAACCCCATATTTCCTTAAGAAAAATAGGTATAAGTGCAAAAAATATAAAAGTTAAGGAAGATGAAAAAAGAGATTTTCTTGATGTTGAAAAAATTGAATTTTCCTTAAAAATCCTTCCCCTTATTTTTAAAAGAACTCTTGAAATAGACGCAATTTATATCAAAAACCCCTCTGTATTTTTATATCAGAAAGAAGAAGTTCCTGTTAAAAAACCTGAAAAGGAAAAAGAAGCTCAAAAGATTGAAATTCCTGTATTTTTTATTCTTAAAAGTCTTGAAATTGAAAAAGCGAAAATAGAGATAGTACTTTTAAAGGGAAAAAGAACAATTGTTTACCCCTTTAATTTAAAAATTTCTTCAAAAAGTATCACAAAGAATACCTTTGAATTTAAGGGTAATGGTGATGTTTCTTTAAAGGATTTTGAATTTGTTTCTCCCATTAAATACTCTTTCAATCTGAATTTTGACTTAACAAAGGATAAACTGGAAATAAAAAATTACGATCTTAAGGTAAAAGATATAAATTTAAATGGAAAGGGTGAGATTTTAAAATTACTTGTAGGAGAGCCTGAATATAAAATATCCCTTGAATCAAAAAATATACCTCTTACATTTGTTAAAGAAATTTTAAAAGTTAAAGAAATTGATTTAAGTGGTAATCTTGATGTTTTAATCAATGTAAGTGGTAATTATAAAGATATAATTCCTGATATAAAAGGTAAAATTGATGGAAAATCCCTTTATGTAAAAACACCTTTAAGAAAAGTGGATTTTACGAAATTTTTGATAGAATTTAAGGGTAAAAGAGGTGAATTAAACTTAGACTTTGCTTCAGAAAAACAAAAGGGTAATTTAAATATTGAATTTTCCCTTTTATTTCCAAATGAATTTAGTGGAAAAGGAAAAATAAATGGGGACCTTTTTGAATTTACAGGCAAAAGTTTAAATTATTCTCTGGATTTCAATGCAAAAGGGAGTGCAAAGGGTAATTTAGATATTTCAGGGAAATTTTATGCAGGAAAAAATGATTTAGCCTTTAATTTAAATAGTGAAACAAAAGGTAAAATAACTGTTTTAAAAGGTTTTTTAAATTCAAACAATTTAAATTTAAATGAAGTTCTGCCAGAGGAGAAAAAAACTGGTGAGGGTAAAAAAGAAACAAAAAAGCCTGAACTTATTCTTCCTGAGAATGTAAAAATTTTTATGGAAGGAAATATAAGGAATTTTGTTTATAAGGAAGACAACTTAAGGGATATAAAAGTTGAGATTGAAATTGATGAAAGGGGTATAAGAATTAAAAATTTAAAGGGAAAAGTTTATGGAGGAGAATTTGAAGGTAATATTGAAATTACAAAGGGCAGTATATTAGTGAGGTCAAATTTGAAGGGTAAAAATTTAGAATTTTCGGAACTTTTGAGAAATCATAAGTTTTACCTCGGAGAAATAAAAGGTATTTTAAACATAGAAACGGATAGTAAGTTTGACCTCAATGATATTCTCGGGACTCTTTATGCTTCAAACACTGTAATTGCTTTTAATGGAGAATTTAAAAAGGACCCGATTCTTGATAAAATAGCAGAGATTTTAAATATAGAGGAATTAAAAAATTTAAAGTTTAAAAACATAAATTTAAAAATAAAAATAGAAAAAGGTTTTATAGATTTTCCTGATTTTAAAATAGATGCTTCTGATTACTTTTTAGAACCAAAAGGTAGAGCATCTTTGAAAGGAGACCTTGATTTTGATATTCTGTTTAAATTCAGGGGAAGGGGGGCAGAGCTTTTGAGAAGGTATTCAGCTCTTGCAAATTATTTTACAGATAAGTCAGGAGATTTTGAGCTTTTCTTTAAAATAAAGGGGACATATAAAAATCCTTCTATTTCTCTTAATACCCAAAAATTTGAAGAAAAAATAAAGGAAGAATTAAAGAAAAAAGGAAAGGAAAAACTTGAAGAGGGTGTTAAAAAGGGACTTGAAGAGTTAAAAAAGAGGTTTGGTTTTTAGATAGGATAAATAGAGTTGAATTAGGAAGTTTAAGTTTTTACTGGATAAAAGTTGGTGGAGTATAAGGGGAAAAGTTTATTTCGGGCAAAAGTCAGATTTCCTATAAAAAAATAGGCTAATATGGGGAGGGGTAAAATATTTAATCGGGGCGCGGGGATTTGAACCCCGGACCTCTACCACCCCAAGGTAGCGCGCTAAACCGGACTGCGCTACGCCCCGATTAAAATAATTATATAAAAAAAATATAAAAATTTCAACTTTGAATAATTAAACATTTCCTTTCTGTTTCTTGATTATATAAGATATCTAAAAATAAAATAAAAATTATCAAAGAAGGAGGTAATTATGGATATTTTTGAAAAATGCAGGAATTTAACTCCTTTGAATCCACTTTATGAAGCAAAAATTGCAATTGAAAAAGGTGTTTACCCTTTCTTTCTTCCCCTTGAAAACAATGAAGGAACTGAAGCAATATTTAATGGAAGAAGGGTTTTAATGTTTGGTTCAAATAATTATTTAGGACTTACAACTGATAGAAGGGTAAGGGAAGCAGCAATTGAAGCAATTAAAAAATATGGAACAAGTGTAACAGGTTCCCGCTTTATGAACGGAACTTTAAAGATTCATCTTGAACTTGAAGAAAAACTTGCAGAATTTTTAAGGAAAGAAAAATGTATTGTATTTTCAACAGGTTATCAAACTAATGTTGGAACAATTTCTGCAATTGTTGGAAAGGATGATTATGCAATTGTTGATAAAGAAGACCATGCCTCAATAATTGATGGATGTAAGATGTCCTTTGGTAAGATGGAAAGGTTTAAGCATAATGATTTAGAAGATTTAGAAAAAGTTTTAAAAAAGTTACCAGAAGACAAAGGCAAACTTGTCATAGTTGATGGTGTTTATTCAATGACCGGTGAAATTGCTCCATTACCTGAAATTATAAAAATATGTAAAAAATACAATGCAAGAATTATG
The sequence above is a segment of the candidate division WOR-3 bacterium genome. Coding sequences within it:
- a CDS encoding pyridoxal phosphate-dependent aminotransferase family protein; the encoded protein is MDIFEKCRNLTPLNPLYEAKIAIEKGVYPFFLPLENNEGTEAIFNGRRVLMFGSNNYLGLTTDRRVREAAIEAIKKYGTSVTGSRFMNGTLKIHLELEEKLAEFLRKEKCIVFSTGYQTNVGTISAIVGKDDYAIVDKEDHASIIDGCKMSFGKMERFKHNDLEDLEKVLKKLPEDKGKLVIVDGVYSMTGEIAPLPEIIKICKKYNARIMVDDAHSIGVLGECGRGTANYFGVEKDVDLIMGTFSKSFASLGGFIAGDEDVIFYIQHVARSFIFSAAISPPNLASALKALEIMQKEPERIENLKRVSEKWRNGLKSLGFDIGKTQTPIVPVYMRDKWKTVYMWKELLEEGIYVNPVVPPGVPPGDSLLRTSCMATHTDEHIEKGLEIFKKVGKKLGVI
- a CDS encoding AsmA-like C-terminal region-containing protein produces the protein MRKIIFIILSFFALIFILLLTIFFIIKSYLTPERIKEFTQKTLSDALKKDVKIEKVEPHISLRKIGISAKNIKVKEDEKRDFLDVEKIEFSLKILPLIFKRTLEIDAIYIKNPSVFLYQKEEVPVKKPEKEKEAQKIEIPVFFILKSLEIEKAKIEIVLLKGKRTIVYPFNLKISSKSITKNTFEFKGNGDVSLKDFEFVSPIKYSFNLNFDLTKDKLEIKNYDLKVKDINLNGKGEILKLLVGEPEYKISLESKNIPLTFVKEILKVKEIDLSGNLDVLINVSGNYKDIIPDIKGKIDGKSLYVKTPLRKVDFTKFLIEFKGKRGELNLDFASEKQKGNLNIEFSLLFPNEFSGKGKINGDLFEFTGKSLNYSLDFNAKGSAKGNLDISGKFYAGKNDLAFNLNSETKGKITVLKGFLNSNNLNLNEVLPEEKKTGEGKKETKKPELILPENVKIFMEGNIRNFVYKEDNLRDIKVEIEIDERGIRIKNLKGKVYGGEFEGNIEITKGSILVRSNLKGKNLEFSELLRNHKFYLGEIKGILNIETDSKFDLNDILGTLYASNTVIAFNGEFKKDPILDKIAEILNIEELKNLKFKNINLKIKIEKGFIDFPDFKIDASDYFLEPKGRASLKGDLDFDILFKFRGRGAELLRRYSALANYFTDKSGDFELFFKIKGTYKNPSISLNTQKFEEKIKEELKKKGKEKLEEGVKKGLEELKKRFGF